One genomic window of Actinoalloteichus hoggarensis includes the following:
- a CDS encoding sulfate adenylyltransferase subunit 1 — protein sequence MNAPDRIDSLRLATAGSVDDGKSTLVGRLLHDTKSVLSDQLDAVHRASAARGLAEPDLSLLVDGLRAEREQGITIDVAYRYFATPRRSFVLADTPGHVQYTRNTVTGASTAQLAILLVDARHGVVEQTRRHAAVVALLGVPRLVLAVNKIDLVDYDEAVFRTVAAEFAVHAAALGYAADAVVSIPVSALIGDNVVTASDRTPWYEGPTLLDHLETVPVAPDPHDAPFRFAVQYVIRPRTAAHPDYRGYAGQVAAGVIRPGDEVSVQPAGLRSHVTRIDTADGPLDEAVAGRSVTLLLADELDIGRGDLISDAAEAPCVATDLDVTLCWLAERPLHPGARVLVKHGARTTQAVVAGLLARFDEQRLVSVTDPEQLRLNEIGRVSLRTAEPLPVDDYAVSRRTGALLIIDPAEGGTLAAGLVGVPLRVLRDAADSAEVPAAESGRDHDAGPAAAHDRADGPDHRTAAAG from the coding sequence ATGAACGCCCCGGATCGGATCGACTCCCTTCGGCTGGCCACGGCGGGCAGCGTCGACGACGGCAAGTCCACACTGGTCGGCAGGCTGCTGCACGACACGAAGTCGGTGCTGTCGGATCAGCTGGACGCCGTCCACCGGGCGAGCGCCGCACGCGGGCTCGCCGAACCCGACCTGTCGCTGCTGGTCGACGGCCTGCGCGCCGAACGGGAGCAGGGCATCACCATCGACGTCGCCTACCGCTACTTCGCCACCCCGCGCCGGTCGTTCGTGCTGGCCGACACCCCCGGCCACGTCCAGTACACGCGGAACACGGTCACCGGGGCCTCCACGGCGCAGCTCGCGATCCTGCTGGTGGACGCGCGGCACGGCGTGGTCGAGCAGACCCGGCGGCACGCGGCCGTGGTGGCGCTGCTGGGCGTCCCGAGGCTGGTGCTGGCCGTGAACAAGATCGACCTCGTGGACTACGACGAGGCCGTGTTCCGCACCGTCGCCGCCGAGTTCGCCGTCCACGCCGCCGCGCTCGGCTATGCCGCCGACGCGGTGGTGTCGATCCCGGTCTCGGCCCTGATCGGCGACAACGTGGTGACCGCCTCGGACCGGACGCCCTGGTACGAGGGGCCGACGCTGCTCGATCACCTGGAGACGGTGCCGGTGGCGCCGGATCCGCACGACGCCCCGTTCCGGTTCGCCGTCCAGTACGTGATCCGCCCGCGTACGGCCGCGCATCCCGACTATCGCGGCTATGCGGGCCAGGTCGCGGCGGGCGTCATCCGGCCGGGCGACGAGGTGAGTGTGCAGCCCGCGGGGCTGCGCAGCCACGTGACCCGCATCGACACCGCCGACGGGCCGCTCGACGAGGCGGTGGCGGGTCGTTCGGTGACGCTGCTGCTCGCCGACGAACTGGACATCGGCCGAGGCGATCTGATCAGCGACGCCGCCGAGGCCCCGTGCGTGGCGACGGACCTCGACGTCACGCTGTGCTGGCTGGCGGAGCGGCCGCTGCACCCCGGCGCCCGCGTGCTCGTCAAGCACGGCGCACGCACGACGCAGGCGGTGGTCGCCGGGCTCCTCGCCCGGTTCGACGAGCAGCGCCTGGTGTCGGTGACCGATCCCGAACAGCTGAGACTCAACGAGATCGGCCGGGTGTCGCTGCGGACGGCCGAGCCGCTGCCGGTGGACGACTACGCGGTCAGCAGGCGCACCGGAGCGCTGCTGATCATCGACCCAGCCGAGGGCGGCACGCTCGCCGCGGGCCTGGTCGGCGTGCCGCTGCGAGTGCTCCGGGACGCCGCGGACAGCGCCGAGGTGCCGGCCGCCGAGTCGGGGCGGGACCACGATGCCGGTCCGGCCGCCGCCCACGACCGGGCCGACGGCCCAGACCACCGGACCGCCGCGGCCGGCTGA
- a CDS encoding putative leader peptide: protein MTARRIRLVTRRHVDFKRVASALCRGAR from the coding sequence ATGACAGCGCGGCGCATTCGACTCGTGACACGGCGTCACGTCGACTTCAAGCGCGTCGCCAGCGCACTGTGCCGAGGCGCTCGCTAG
- the hemW gene encoding radical SAM family heme chaperone HemW, translating to MPSSLPDGEPMPEDGALPASALDGLGRRPFGVYVHVPFCATRCGYCDFNTYTAGELGSGAGQDSWIEGVRREIALAAKALGAPPKVDTVFVGGGTPSLVGAEVLGGVLAEIDGVFGLADGAEITTEANPESTSPEFFAGLRAAGFTRVSLGMQSAARHVLAVLDRTHTPGRAVAAAREAADAGFEHVNLDLIYGTPGESDDDLRASLDAVSAAGVDHVSAYSLIVEDGTALARRVRAGELPAPDEDVLARRYELIDDALSAAGLGWYEVSNWASRAGGEAARCRHNIGYWSGGDWWGLGPGAHSHVGGVRWWNVKHPARYNAALAEGRSPGAGRELLDDDARRVERVLLELRLVEGLSADVLDESGRRAARLAVDDGLLTADALTDGRCVLTRRGRLLADGLVHRLLG from the coding sequence ATGCCCAGCTCACTTCCCGACGGGGAGCCGATGCCCGAGGACGGCGCGCTGCCCGCGTCGGCCCTCGACGGCCTCGGCCGCAGACCCTTCGGCGTCTACGTGCACGTCCCGTTCTGCGCCACCCGCTGCGGATACTGCGACTTCAACACCTACACCGCGGGCGAGCTCGGCTCCGGAGCGGGCCAGGACTCCTGGATCGAGGGGGTGCGCCGGGAGATCGCTCTGGCCGCGAAGGCGCTGGGGGCGCCGCCGAAGGTGGACACGGTCTTCGTCGGCGGCGGGACGCCCTCGCTGGTGGGGGCCGAGGTCCTCGGCGGCGTCCTGGCCGAGATCGACGGTGTCTTCGGCCTCGCCGACGGGGCCGAGATCACCACGGAGGCCAATCCGGAGTCGACCTCCCCGGAGTTCTTCGCAGGCCTGCGCGCCGCCGGGTTCACCCGTGTGTCGCTGGGGATGCAGTCCGCCGCCCGGCACGTGCTGGCCGTGCTCGACCGCACCCACACTCCCGGCCGTGCGGTGGCCGCCGCCCGAGAGGCGGCCGACGCGGGTTTCGAGCACGTGAACCTCGACCTGATCTACGGGACGCCCGGGGAGAGCGACGACGACCTCCGCGCCTCGCTGGACGCGGTGTCGGCGGCGGGCGTCGACCACGTCTCGGCCTACTCGCTGATCGTCGAGGACGGCACCGCGCTGGCCCGGCGAGTGCGGGCGGGCGAGCTGCCTGCACCGGACGAGGACGTGCTGGCCCGCCGATACGAGCTGATCGACGACGCGCTGTCGGCGGCGGGACTCGGCTGGTACGAGGTGTCCAACTGGGCCTCCCGCGCGGGTGGCGAGGCCGCCCGGTGCAGACACAACATCGGCTACTGGTCCGGTGGCGACTGGTGGGGACTCGGGCCCGGCGCCCACAGCCACGTCGGGGGCGTCCGCTGGTGGAACGTCAAGCATCCGGCCCGTTACAACGCCGCGCTGGCCGAGGGCCGCAGCCCTGGAGCGGGTCGGGAGCTGCTGGACGACGACGCCCGCCGGGTGGAGCGCGTCCTGTTGGAGCTGCGGCTCGTGGAGGGGCTGTCCGCGGACGTCCTGGACGAGTCGGGTCGCCGCGCCGCCCGCCTCGCCGTGGACGACGGGCTGCTGACGGCGGACGCGCTCACCGACGGACGCTGCGTGCTCACCCGGCGAGGCAGACTGCTGGCCGACGGGCTGGTGCATCGCCTGCTCGGCTGA
- a CDS encoding nitrite/sulfite reductase, with amino-acid sequence MTPTPQTPTVRRRRGEGQWALGYREPLNPNERSKKDDDPLNVRARIESVYAAGGFDSIDPADLRGRFRWWGLYTQRRPGIDGGRTAVLEPEELDDEYFMLRVRVDGGLLTTAQLRAIGEVSQTYARDSADVTDRQNIQLHWVRIEDVPAIWSALEAVGLSTTEACGDCPRVVLGSPVAGVAEDEIIDGTPAIEEITRRYIGDPTLSNLPRKFKSAVSGSPRQDVVHETNCVSFIGVEHPEHGPGFDLWVGGGLSTNPKLAVRLGVWVPLDEVPDVWHGVAAIFRDYGYRRLRHRARLKFLVADWGVERFREILEREYLHRPLLDGPEPPTPDVARDHLGVHRQRDGRNYVGFASAAGRVSGSTLVGVAKAAERVGSRRVRTTVHQNLLILDVPDAELTSLQEEMASLGLHSDPSPWRRGVMACTGLEFCKLAIVETKARAIRLVEELEERLADVQAGIVDPVTVNLNGCPNACARTQVADIGLKGQIVTDADGAQVEGFQVHLGGGLGLDSGFGRKLRGHKVTSAELTDYVERLVRRYLAARRDGERFAQWVLRAAEAELR; translated from the coding sequence ATGACTCCCACGCCGCAGACTCCCACGGTGCGCCGCAGGCGCGGTGAAGGGCAGTGGGCTCTCGGGTATCGCGAACCCCTCAATCCCAACGAACGGTCCAAGAAGGACGACGACCCGCTGAACGTGCGGGCCAGGATCGAGTCCGTCTACGCCGCGGGCGGCTTCGACTCCATCGACCCCGCGGATCTGCGCGGCCGTTTCCGCTGGTGGGGGCTGTACACCCAGCGGCGCCCCGGCATCGACGGCGGGCGGACCGCGGTCCTGGAGCCGGAGGAGCTGGACGACGAGTACTTCATGCTGCGGGTACGCGTCGACGGCGGCCTGCTCACGACCGCGCAGCTCCGCGCGATCGGCGAGGTGTCCCAGACCTACGCCCGGGACAGCGCCGACGTGACCGACCGGCAGAACATCCAGCTGCACTGGGTGCGGATCGAGGACGTGCCCGCCATCTGGTCGGCGCTGGAGGCCGTCGGCCTGTCCACCACGGAGGCCTGCGGAGACTGCCCGAGGGTGGTGCTCGGCTCGCCGGTGGCGGGCGTCGCCGAGGACGAGATCATCGACGGGACGCCCGCGATCGAGGAGATCACCCGGCGTTACATCGGCGACCCGACCCTGTCCAACCTGCCGCGCAAGTTCAAGTCGGCCGTCTCCGGCTCGCCCCGCCAGGACGTGGTGCACGAGACGAACTGCGTGTCCTTCATCGGCGTGGAGCACCCGGAGCACGGGCCCGGCTTCGACCTCTGGGTCGGGGGCGGGTTGTCGACCAACCCGAAGCTGGCCGTCCGGCTGGGTGTGTGGGTGCCGTTGGACGAGGTGCCCGACGTCTGGCACGGTGTCGCCGCGATCTTCCGGGACTACGGCTATCGCAGGCTGCGGCACCGGGCGCGGCTGAAGTTCCTGGTCGCCGACTGGGGAGTCGAGCGCTTCCGCGAGATCCTGGAGCGGGAGTACCTCCACCGCCCCCTGCTGGACGGCCCGGAGCCGCCGACGCCCGATGTGGCGCGCGACCACCTCGGCGTCCACCGGCAGCGGGACGGACGCAACTACGTCGGCTTCGCCTCGGCGGCGGGTCGTGTCTCCGGCTCCACGCTGGTCGGGGTCGCGAAGGCGGCCGAGCGGGTCGGATCCCGCCGAGTCCGCACCACGGTGCACCAGAATCTGCTGATCCTGGACGTCCCGGACGCCGAGCTGACCTCGCTTCAGGAGGAGATGGCGAGCCTGGGCCTGCACAGCGATCCCTCGCCGTGGCGGCGCGGGGTGATGGCCTGCACCGGGCTCGAGTTCTGCAAGCTCGCCATCGTCGAGACCAAGGCGCGGGCCATCCGGCTCGTGGAGGAGCTGGAGGAGCGGCTGGCCGACGTCCAGGCAGGCATCGTCGATCCGGTCACGGTGAATCTCAACGGCTGCCCGAACGCCTGCGCCCGCACCCAGGTCGCCGACATCGGCCTCAAGGGACAGATCGTCACCGACGCCGACGGCGCGCAGGTCGAGGGCTTCCAGGTGCATCTGGGCGGCGGGCTGGGGCTGGACTCCGGGTTCGGCCGCAAGCTGCGGGGCCACAAGGTCACCTCGGCGGAGCTGACCGACTACGTCGAACGACTGGTGCGCCGGTATCTGGCGGCCCGACGGGACGGCGAGCGGTTCGCCCAGTGGGTGCTTCGCGCGGCGGAGGCCGAACTCCGGTGA
- a CDS encoding phosphoadenylyl-sulfate reductase, which produces MTVETERRIDEGRRLAAEGAALLGGAGARAPDGARPADAASDGGAGVEATAAEVLAWTARTFGADWIVASNMQDAVLIDLATRARPGVDVLFLETGYHFAETLGTRDAVASTYPLRIVEAAPTRTVAEQDAAEGPRLFASNPDRCCALRKVEPLRRTLAGYRAWVTGVRRVEAPTRANTPLVTFDERHGLVKVNPLAAWSDDDMARYIEEHGVLVNPLVSAGYPSIGCQPCTSRPAPGADPRSGRWAGNAKTECGLHG; this is translated from the coding sequence ATGACGGTGGAGACCGAGAGACGAATCGACGAGGGCAGGCGACTGGCGGCCGAGGGTGCCGCGCTGCTGGGCGGCGCGGGCGCCAGGGCGCCGGACGGCGCGAGGCCCGCGGACGCGGCGTCGGACGGCGGGGCCGGTGTCGAGGCGACCGCCGCCGAGGTGCTGGCCTGGACGGCGCGGACGTTCGGCGCGGACTGGATCGTGGCGTCGAATATGCAGGACGCGGTGCTGATTGACCTGGCGACGCGGGCCCGTCCCGGCGTCGACGTGCTGTTCCTGGAGACCGGATATCACTTCGCCGAGACGCTCGGCACCCGAGACGCGGTGGCGTCGACGTACCCGCTGCGGATCGTGGAGGCCGCCCCGACCAGGACGGTCGCCGAGCAGGACGCCGCCGAGGGCCCCCGGTTGTTCGCGTCGAACCCGGACCGCTGCTGCGCGCTGCGCAAGGTGGAGCCGCTGCGTCGGACGCTGGCCGGCTACCGGGCGTGGGTCACCGGCGTCCGTCGAGTGGAGGCGCCGACCAGGGCGAACACGCCGCTCGTGACGTTCGACGAACGGCACGGCCTGGTGAAGGTCAATCCGCTGGCGGCGTGGTCGGACGACGACATGGCCCGCTACATCGAGGAGCACGGTGTGCTGGTCAATCCGCTGGTGTCGGCGGGCTATCCCTCGATCGGCTGTCAGCCGTGTACGAGTCGACCCGCGCCGGGCGCCGATCCGCGCAGCGGCCGATGGGCGGGCAACGCCAAGACCGAATGCGGCTTACACGGATGA
- the dnaJ gene encoding molecular chaperone DnaJ — MARDYYGLLGVSKDASADQLKRAYRKLARELHPDVNPDPAAQQRFREVTTAYEVLTDPKKRQVVDLGGDPLENGGGRAGGADPFSGFGGLGDIMDAFFGGSGASAGRGPRSRMQQGSDALIKLRMSLEECATGVSREITVDTAVLCDTCAGTGCQEDTTPSVCETCAGRGEVQSVQRSFLGQVVTARPCPTCRGYGEVITDPCGQCSGEGRVRSRRTITVKIPAGVADGMRVRLSAQGEVGVGGGPAGDLYVEVDEIEHDTFTRDGSDLHCTLMIPMTSAALGTVLPLETLDGTEEIRVEPGTQPGTRLLLSGQGMPRLRSNGRVSGRGDLHVHLDVVVPTRLDGRQTDLLRELAALRDEESELAANGNGRVNGGLFSRLRDSFGSR; from the coding sequence GTGGCCAGGGACTACTACGGCTTGCTCGGCGTGAGCAAGGACGCCAGCGCGGATCAGCTCAAGCGGGCTTATCGGAAGCTGGCGCGTGAGCTGCACCCCGATGTCAATCCCGACCCCGCTGCCCAACAGCGGTTTCGCGAGGTGACCACCGCATACGAGGTGCTCACCGATCCCAAGAAGCGGCAGGTCGTCGACCTGGGCGGCGACCCTCTGGAGAACGGCGGCGGCCGAGCGGGCGGCGCGGACCCGTTCTCGGGCTTCGGCGGTCTCGGCGACATCATGGACGCCTTCTTCGGCGGCTCCGGCGCCTCGGCGGGTCGCGGCCCGCGCAGCCGGATGCAGCAGGGCTCGGACGCGCTCATCAAGCTGCGGATGAGCCTGGAGGAGTGCGCCACCGGTGTGAGCCGGGAGATCACCGTCGACACGGCCGTCCTGTGCGACACCTGCGCGGGCACCGGCTGCCAGGAGGACACCACGCCGTCGGTCTGCGAGACCTGCGCCGGTCGCGGCGAGGTCCAGTCCGTGCAGCGTTCCTTCCTCGGTCAGGTGGTCACGGCGCGTCCGTGCCCGACCTGTCGGGGTTACGGCGAGGTCATCACCGATCCCTGCGGTCAGTGCAGCGGCGAGGGCCGGGTGCGTTCGCGCCGCACGATCACGGTGAAGATCCCGGCGGGTGTCGCCGACGGCATGCGCGTGCGTCTCTCCGCGCAGGGTGAGGTCGGCGTGGGCGGCGGCCCGGCGGGCGACCTCTACGTCGAGGTCGACGAGATCGAGCACGACACGTTCACCCGGGACGGCTCCGATCTGCACTGCACGCTGATGATCCCGATGACCTCCGCCGCGCTGGGCACGGTGCTGCCGCTGGAGACGCTGGACGGCACCGAGGAGATCCGGGTCGAGCCGGGGACCCAGCCGGGCACGCGCCTGCTGCTCAGCGGTCAGGGGATGCCGAGACTGCGCTCCAACGGCCGGGTCAGCGGCCGGGGCGACCTGCACGTTCACCTCGACGTGGTGGTGCCGACGCGGCTCGACGGCAGACAGACCGATCTGCTGCGCGAACTCGCCGCACTGCGCGACGAGGAGTCGGAGCTGGCCGCCAACGGCAACGGGCGGGTGAACGGCGGACTGTTCTCCCGGCTGCGTGACTCCTTCGGCTCACGCTGA
- the hrcA gene encoding heat-inducible transcriptional repressor HrcA yields MSADDRRFEVLRAIVADYVSTHEPVGSKALVERHNLGVSSATVRNDMAALEDDGLITQPHTSAGRVPTDKGYRLFVDRLSEIKPLSGAERRAIHSFLEGALDLDDVLRRSVRLLAQLTRQVAVVQYPTLTRATVRHLEIVRITPARLMLVLITDTGRVDQRIVDLGDVIGDEDVARLRNLLNSTMIEQRLPEASASVAELPEKAAPELRDVLTRVCSVLIESLVDHPEERLLLGGTANLTRNVADFPGSLRQVLEALEEQVVVLRLLAAARDPGTVLVRIGVENEAMEMRDTSVVSVGYGSPGNVFGGIGVVGPTRMDYPGTMAAVRAVAAYVGEILAGR; encoded by the coding sequence GTGAGTGCGGACGATCGTCGGTTCGAGGTGTTGCGCGCCATCGTCGCCGACTATGTCTCCACTCATGAACCCGTGGGGTCCAAGGCGCTCGTCGAGCGGCACAACCTCGGCGTCTCCAGCGCCACGGTGCGCAACGACATGGCGGCCCTCGAGGACGACGGGCTGATCACCCAGCCGCACACCAGCGCGGGCCGGGTGCCCACGGACAAGGGCTATCGGCTGTTCGTCGACCGGCTCAGCGAGATCAAGCCGCTGTCGGGCGCCGAGCGGCGAGCCATCCACAGCTTCCTCGAAGGCGCGCTGGACCTGGATGACGTGCTGCGGCGCAGCGTGCGTCTGCTGGCCCAGCTCACCAGGCAGGTCGCGGTGGTCCAGTATCCGACGCTCACCCGCGCCACGGTCCGCCACCTGGAGATCGTCCGGATCACCCCGGCGCGGCTCATGCTGGTGTTGATCACCGACACCGGGCGCGTCGATCAGCGGATCGTCGACCTCGGCGACGTGATCGGTGACGAGGACGTCGCGCGGCTGCGCAACCTGCTGAACTCGACCATGATCGAACAGCGGCTGCCCGAGGCCTCCGCGTCGGTCGCCGAACTGCCCGAGAAGGCGGCGCCGGAGCTTCGCGACGTCCTGACCAGGGTGTGCAGCGTGTTGATCGAGTCCCTCGTCGACCATCCGGAGGAGCGGCTGCTGCTGGGTGGCACGGCCAACCTGACCCGGAACGTCGCGGACTTCCCCGGTTCGCTGCGACAGGTGCTGGAGGCGTTGGAGGAACAGGTCGTGGTGCTGCGGCTGCTGGCGGCGGCGCGCGATCCGGGGACCGTGCTGGTGCGCATCGGGGTCGAGAACGAGGCGATGGAGATGCGGGACACCTCGGTCGTCTCGGTGGGTTACGGCTCGCCCGGCAACGTCTTCGGCGGCATCGGCGTCGTGGGTCCGACGCGGATGGACTATCCGGGGACGATGGCGGCCGTGCGGGCGGTCGCGGCGTATGTGGGGGAGATCCTGGCCGGGCGTTGA
- the cysD gene encoding sulfate adenylyltransferase subunit CysD has translation MTGTIAGSATARTPTGVAATGVTPIGTISAGAASRPSPRTLSGLDTLESESIHVFREVAGEFDRPVVLFSGGKDSTLLVHLARKAFWPAPIPFTLLHVDTGHNFPEVIEFRDRLVAEHGLRLEVAHVQEWIDDGRLTERPDGTRNPLQTVPLLDTITARRFDAVFGGGRRDEERARAKERVFSLRNSFGQWEPRRQRPELWNLYNGRHRAGEHVRVFPLSNWTELDVWNYIEREGVELPSIYYAHRRRVHRRDGMLLTAGPWGGPRDDEEVVERLVRYRTVGDGSCTGAVESSASTVAEVIAEVAASRLTERGATRADDRMSEAAMEDRKREGYF, from the coding sequence ATGACCGGGACCATCGCCGGTTCGGCGACGGCGCGCACACCGACCGGGGTGGCAGCGACCGGGGTGACGCCGATCGGCACCATATCGGCCGGCGCGGCGAGCAGGCCGTCGCCTCGGACGCTCTCCGGCCTGGACACGCTGGAGTCGGAGTCGATCCACGTCTTCCGCGAGGTCGCGGGCGAGTTCGACCGGCCCGTGGTGCTGTTCTCCGGCGGCAAGGACTCCACGCTGCTGGTTCACCTGGCCCGTAAGGCGTTCTGGCCCGCGCCGATTCCCTTCACCCTGCTGCACGTGGACACCGGCCACAACTTCCCGGAGGTCATCGAGTTCCGGGATCGACTGGTCGCCGAGCACGGGCTGCGGCTGGAGGTGGCCCACGTCCAGGAGTGGATCGACGACGGCAGGCTGACGGAACGGCCGGACGGCACCCGCAACCCGCTCCAGACGGTTCCGCTGCTGGACACCATCACCGCGCGGCGGTTCGACGCCGTCTTCGGCGGCGGGCGCCGCGACGAGGAACGGGCCCGGGCGAAGGAGCGCGTCTTCAGCCTGCGGAACTCCTTCGGTCAGTGGGAGCCGCGCAGGCAACGCCCGGAGTTGTGGAATCTCTACAACGGCAGGCATCGGGCGGGCGAGCACGTCCGGGTGTTCCCGCTGTCGAACTGGACGGAGCTCGACGTCTGGAACTACATCGAGCGGGAGGGCGTCGAGCTGCCCTCGATCTACTACGCGCACCGACGCCGGGTGCACCGCAGGGACGGGATGCTGCTCACCGCCGGGCCGTGGGGCGGTCCCCGGGACGACGAGGAGGTCGTCGAACGCCTCGTCCGCTATCGCACGGTGGGCGACGGCTCGTGCACGGGCGCCGTGGAGTCCTCGGCGAGCACCGTCGCCGAGGTGATCGCCGAGGTGGCCGCGAGCAGGCTCACCGAGCGCGGGGCCACCAGGGCCGACGATCGGATGTCGGAGGCCGCGATGGAGGACCGGAAACGAGAGGGCTACTTCTGA